A genome region from Ralstonia solanacearum K60 includes the following:
- a CDS encoding aromatic ring-hydroxylating oxygenase subunit alpha: protein MSNLSTALNLVPSETQLPVSAYFDEALYQTEIERLFKHGPGYVGHELMVPEVGDYHTLAAEAEGRVLVRNPNGVELLSNVCRHRQAIMLNGRGNAQNIVCPLHRWTYDLKGELLGAPHFEQQPCVHLSRSLLQNWNGLLFEGKRDVRNDLARLGVTRDLDFSGYMLDHVEVHDCNYNWKTFIEVYLEDYHVVPFHPGLGQFVSCDDLTWEFGEWYSVQTVGIHAGLRRPGTPTYQKWHDAVLRFNNGEMPKYGAVWLTYYPNVMVEWYPNVLVVSTLHPMGPTRTRNVVEFYYPEEIALFEREFVQAERAAYMETCIEDDEIAERMDAGRLALLKRGTSEVGPYQSPMEDGMQHFHEWYRRVMDY from the coding sequence ATGTCCAATCTCAGCACCGCGCTGAATCTGGTGCCGTCTGAAACCCAGCTGCCCGTCTCCGCATACTTCGACGAGGCGCTGTACCAAACCGAAATCGAACGTCTGTTCAAGCATGGCCCGGGCTACGTCGGCCATGAACTGATGGTGCCCGAGGTGGGCGACTATCACACGCTTGCCGCCGAGGCCGAAGGCCGCGTGCTGGTGCGCAATCCGAACGGCGTCGAACTGCTGTCCAACGTATGCCGGCACCGCCAGGCGATCATGCTCAATGGGCGAGGCAATGCCCAGAACATCGTCTGCCCGCTGCACCGCTGGACGTACGACCTGAAGGGCGAACTGCTGGGCGCGCCGCATTTCGAGCAGCAGCCATGCGTGCACCTGTCGCGCTCGCTGCTGCAGAACTGGAACGGCCTGCTGTTCGAAGGCAAGCGCGACGTGCGCAACGACCTGGCCCGCCTGGGCGTGACGCGCGACCTCGATTTCTCCGGCTACATGCTCGACCACGTCGAGGTGCACGACTGCAACTACAACTGGAAGACCTTCATCGAGGTCTACCTGGAGGACTACCACGTCGTGCCCTTCCACCCCGGCCTCGGCCAGTTCGTCTCGTGCGACGACCTGACCTGGGAATTCGGCGAGTGGTACAGCGTGCAGACGGTCGGCATCCACGCCGGCCTGCGCCGCCCCGGCACGCCGACGTACCAGAAGTGGCATGACGCCGTGCTGCGCTTCAACAACGGCGAGATGCCCAAGTACGGCGCGGTATGGCTGACGTACTACCCGAACGTCATGGTGGAGTGGTACCCGAACGTGCTGGTGGTCTCGACCCTGCACCCGATGGGCCCGACCCGGACCCGCAACGTGGTCGAGTTCTATTACCCGGAAGAGATCGCGCTGTTCGAGCGCGAATTCGTCCAGGCCGAGCGCGCCGCCTATATGGAGACCTGCATCGAGGACGACGAAATCGCCGAGCGCATGGATGCCGGCCGGCTGGCCCTGCTCAAGCGCGGCACCAGCGAGGTAGGGCCGTACCAATCGCCGATGGAAGACGGCATGCAGCACTTCCACGAGTGGTACCGCCGGGTGATGGACTACTGA
- a CDS encoding exodeoxyribonuclease VII small subunit — protein sequence MPRAQDAAPSDATAPLSAPPTSYEAAMAELETLVASMESGELPLEASLAAYRRGAELVRYCQQVLERVEQQVRVLDGDALKPLADEGTNEQGKA from the coding sequence ATGCCTCGTGCCCAAGACGCCGCACCGAGCGACGCAACCGCCCCCCTTTCGGCTCCCCCGACTTCCTATGAAGCGGCCATGGCTGAACTCGAAACCCTCGTCGCCAGCATGGAGTCCGGTGAGTTGCCGCTGGAAGCCTCGCTGGCGGCATATCGCCGCGGAGCCGAGCTGGTCAGGTATTGCCAGCAGGTGCTGGAGCGCGTCGAGCAGCAGGTGCGCGTGCTCGACGGCGATGCCCTGAAGCCCCTGGCGGACGAAGGCACCAACGAACAGGGCAAGGCATGA
- a CDS encoding polyprenyl synthetase family protein has product MSDFAQWMASVVARTESALERALPGESVVPQRLHAAMRYATLGAGKRVRPLLVHAAGALGEASPEALDGVSCAVEMIHAYSLVHDDMPCMDDDDLRRGRPTVHRAYDEATALLVGDALQTQAFVVLAELGAVSPVTRAALVGELARASGSLGMAGGQAIDLQSVGVALSQDALETMHRMKTGALLRASLRMGALCAGVNAAALEQVDAYAGAVGLAFQVVDDILDVTADTATLGKTAGKDEADDKPTYVSILGLERARALADELHAAAGAAVARLSRELGEARTVRLAGMAGLIVQRGH; this is encoded by the coding sequence ATGAGCGATTTCGCCCAATGGATGGCGTCCGTCGTGGCGCGGACGGAAAGCGCGCTCGAACGCGCCTTGCCCGGCGAGTCGGTTGTGCCGCAGCGCCTGCATGCCGCGATGCGCTATGCCACGCTGGGGGCGGGCAAGCGGGTCCGCCCGCTGCTTGTGCATGCCGCCGGGGCGCTGGGCGAGGCGTCGCCCGAGGCGCTGGACGGGGTGAGCTGCGCGGTGGAGATGATCCACGCCTATTCGCTGGTCCACGACGACATGCCTTGCATGGATGACGATGACCTGCGCCGTGGCCGCCCGACCGTGCATCGCGCCTATGATGAAGCGACGGCGCTGCTGGTCGGCGATGCGCTGCAGACCCAGGCCTTCGTCGTGCTGGCCGAGCTGGGTGCGGTGAGCCCGGTCACGCGCGCGGCGCTGGTGGGCGAGCTGGCGCGCGCGTCCGGCTCGCTGGGCATGGCGGGCGGGCAGGCGATCGACCTGCAGAGCGTGGGCGTGGCCCTGTCGCAGGACGCGCTGGAGACCATGCACCGCATGAAGACAGGCGCGCTGCTGCGGGCGAGCCTGCGCATGGGCGCCTTGTGCGCCGGCGTGAATGCCGCGGCGCTGGAGCAGGTGGACGCCTACGCGGGCGCGGTCGGACTGGCGTTCCAGGTGGTTGACGATATCCTCGACGTGACGGCCGATACCGCCACGCTGGGCAAGACCGCCGGCAAGGACGAGGCCGACGACAAGCCGACCTATGTGTCGATCCTCGGCCTGGAGCGCGCGCGGGCGCTGGCTGACGAATTGCATGCCGCGGCGGGCGCGGCGGTGGCGCGGTTGTCCCGCGAACTGGGCGAAGCGCGTACCGTCAGGCTGGCCGGGATGGCCGGCCTGATCGTGCAGCGTGGCCACTGA
- the dxs gene encoding 1-deoxy-D-xylulose-5-phosphate synthase: protein MTYELLNTIDDPAELRRLDRRQLGTLADELRAFVLESVSQTGGHLSSNLGTIELTIALHYVFNTPDDRIVWDVGHQSYPHKILTGRREQMATLRQLDGISGFPRRSESPYDTFGTAHSSTSISAALGMAQGAKTRGESRVAIAVIGDGAMSAGMAFEAMNNAGVYKNLPLVVVLNDNDMSISPPVGALNRYLARLMSGQFYAATKKGVEKLLSVAPPVLEFAKRFEEHAKGMLVPATMFEEFGFNYIGPIDGHDLGSLVPTLQNIRQRALEGGGPQFLHVVTKKGQGYKLAEADPILYHGPGKFNPQEGIKPAARPTKVSYTQVFGQWLCDMAAADKRLVGITPAMREGSGMVEFEQRFPDRYYDVGIAEQHAVTFAGGLACEGLKPVVAIYSTFLQRGYDQLIHDVALQNLPVVFALDRAGLVGADGATHAGAYDMAYLRCIPNMMVMAPADENECRQLLSTAFAQDCPTAVRYPRGAGPGVAVQPTLDPLPVGKAEVRRASTAPAGQRVAILAFGSMVAPATAAAERLDATVVNMRFVKPLDVACVLEMARTHDYVVTVEEGCVMGGAGSACLEALAAAGVATPVLQLGLPDRFIDHGDHAALLALCGLDANGILASIRERFAVQPRAVQQRVA, encoded by the coding sequence ATGACGTACGAACTTCTGAACACTATCGACGATCCGGCCGAGCTGCGTCGCCTGGACCGGCGCCAGCTCGGCACCCTGGCCGATGAGCTGCGCGCCTTCGTGCTCGAATCCGTCTCGCAGACGGGCGGCCACCTGTCGTCGAACCTGGGCACGATCGAACTGACCATCGCGCTGCACTATGTCTTCAACACGCCGGATGACCGGATCGTGTGGGACGTCGGCCATCAGAGCTATCCGCACAAGATCCTGACCGGCCGCCGCGAGCAGATGGCGACGCTGCGCCAACTGGACGGCATCTCCGGTTTCCCGCGCCGCAGCGAGAGCCCGTACGACACCTTCGGCACCGCGCATTCCTCCACCTCGATCTCGGCCGCGCTGGGCATGGCGCAGGGCGCCAAGACGCGGGGCGAGAGCCGCGTCGCCATCGCTGTGATCGGCGACGGGGCGATGAGCGCGGGCATGGCCTTCGAGGCCATGAACAACGCCGGTGTCTATAAGAACCTGCCGCTGGTGGTGGTGCTCAACGACAACGACATGTCGATCTCGCCGCCGGTGGGCGCGCTCAACCGCTACCTGGCGCGGCTGATGAGCGGCCAGTTTTACGCGGCCACCAAGAAGGGCGTGGAAAAGCTGCTGTCGGTGGCGCCGCCCGTGCTGGAGTTCGCCAAGCGCTTCGAAGAGCACGCCAAGGGCATGCTGGTGCCGGCGACGATGTTCGAGGAATTCGGCTTCAACTACATCGGGCCGATCGACGGGCACGATCTCGGATCGCTGGTGCCGACGCTGCAGAACATCCGCCAGCGCGCGCTGGAGGGCGGCGGCCCGCAGTTCCTGCACGTGGTCACCAAGAAGGGGCAGGGCTACAAGCTGGCCGAGGCCGATCCGATCCTTTATCACGGTCCGGGTAAGTTCAACCCGCAGGAAGGTATCAAGCCCGCCGCGCGCCCAACCAAGGTCTCTTACACGCAAGTGTTCGGCCAGTGGCTGTGCGACATGGCCGCCGCCGACAAGCGCCTGGTCGGCATCACGCCCGCCATGCGCGAGGGCTCGGGCATGGTGGAGTTCGAGCAGCGCTTCCCCGACCGCTATTACGACGTCGGCATCGCCGAGCAGCACGCCGTCACCTTTGCCGGCGGCCTGGCATGCGAGGGGCTGAAGCCCGTCGTCGCCATCTATTCGACCTTCCTGCAGCGCGGCTATGACCAGCTGATCCACGACGTGGCGCTGCAGAACCTGCCGGTGGTGTTCGCGCTGGACCGCGCGGGCCTGGTCGGCGCGGATGGCGCGACGCATGCCGGCGCCTACGACATGGCGTACCTGCGCTGCATCCCCAACATGATGGTGATGGCGCCGGCCGACGAGAACGAGTGCCGCCAACTGCTCAGCACGGCGTTCGCCCAGGACTGTCCGACGGCGGTGCGTTATCCGCGCGGCGCCGGCCCGGGCGTGGCGGTGCAGCCGACGCTGGACCCGCTGCCGGTGGGCAAGGCCGAGGTGCGCCGCGCATCCACCGCGCCGGCGGGCCAGCGCGTGGCGATCCTGGCCTTCGGCTCGATGGTCGCGCCGGCCACGGCCGCGGCCGAGCGCCTGGACGCCACCGTGGTCAACATGCGCTTCGTCAAGCCCCTGGACGTGGCCTGCGTGCTGGAGATGGCACGCACCCACGATTACGTGGTCACAGTGGAAGAGGGCTGCGTGATGGGCGGCGCCGGCAGCGCCTGCCTGGAAGCACTCGCCGCCGCCGGGGTGGCGACGCCGGTGCTGCAGCTGGGTTTGCCCGACCGCTTCATCGATCACGGCGACCATGCCGCACTGCTGGCGTTGTGCGGACTGGATGCCAACGGCATCCTGGCATCGATCCGCGAGCGCTTCGCCGTGCAGCCGCGCGCGGTCCAACAACGTGTGGCGTAA
- the folE2 gene encoding GTP cyclohydrolase FolE2, whose amino-acid sequence MNDMNPAFVMPDVQSSHDTRQIPIQRVGVRGVRYPMSLQTPSGVQSTVGTFNLDVHLPADQKGTHMSRFVALLEEEREPLNLAQFQLLLEKMLEKLEADAGRIEVHFPYFVSKTAPVSGVQSLMDYEVTMIGEMRDGHTTVRVKALVPVTSLCPCSKKISQYGAHNQRSHITIDAELAADTPVEALIRMAEEEASCELWGLLKRPDEKFVTERAYENPKFVEDLVRDIAMRLNEDDRIVAYTLEAENFESIHNHSAYALIERDKRRDN is encoded by the coding sequence ATGAACGATATGAACCCGGCCTTCGTGATGCCGGATGTCCAGTCCAGCCACGATACCCGCCAGATCCCGATCCAGCGCGTGGGCGTGCGCGGCGTGCGCTACCCGATGTCGTTGCAGACGCCGTCGGGCGTGCAGAGCACCGTCGGCACCTTCAACCTGGATGTGCACCTGCCGGCCGATCAGAAGGGCACGCACATGTCCCGCTTTGTCGCGCTGCTCGAAGAAGAGCGCGAGCCGCTGAACCTGGCGCAATTCCAGTTGCTGCTGGAAAAGATGCTGGAGAAGCTCGAAGCCGACGCCGGCCGCATCGAAGTCCACTTCCCGTATTTCGTCAGTAAGACCGCGCCGGTGTCGGGCGTGCAATCGCTGATGGACTACGAAGTGACGATGATCGGCGAAATGCGCGATGGCCACACCACCGTGCGGGTCAAGGCCTTGGTGCCGGTGACGAGCCTGTGCCCGTGCTCCAAGAAAATCTCGCAGTACGGCGCGCACAACCAGCGCTCGCACATCACCATCGACGCCGAGCTGGCGGCCGATACGCCGGTCGAGGCGCTGATCCGCATGGCCGAGGAAGAAGCCTCGTGCGAGCTGTGGGGCCTGCTTAAGCGCCCGGACGAGAAGTTCGTCACCGAACGCGCGTATGAGAACCCGAAGTTCGTCGAAGACTTGGTGCGCGATATTGCCATGCGCTTGAACGAAGACGACCGCATCGTGGCCTACACGCTGGAAGCGGAGAACTTCGAGTCGATCCACAACCACAGCGCCTATGCGCTGATCGAGCGCGACAAGCGCCGCGACAACTGA
- the tsaD gene encoding tRNA (adenosine(37)-N6)-threonylcarbamoyltransferase complex transferase subunit TsaD, giving the protein MLVLGIESSCDETGVALYDTDAGLRAHALYSQIAMHRDYGGVVPELASRDHIRRVIPLLEDVLATAGIGRADIDAIAYTKGPGLAGALLVGASVANALGFALGKPLVGVHHLEGHLLSPLLEADRPAFPFLALLVSGGHTQLMRVDAVGQYTLLGETLDDAAGEAFDKTAKLLGLGYPGGPAVSRLAEFGNPGAFDLPRPMLHSGNFDFSFAGLKTAVLTQVRKLNLDGSEACEQPRADLARAFVDAIVDVLVTKTLRAAREHGLKRIVVAGGVGANRQLRERLNAEGGKRGLRVYYPDLQFCTDNGAMIAFAGAMRLQADPGQVQEGYGYGVTPRWDLEDIRIRHA; this is encoded by the coding sequence ATGCTGGTCCTCGGCATCGAATCCTCCTGCGACGAAACCGGCGTCGCCCTGTACGACACCGATGCCGGCCTGCGTGCGCACGCGCTCTACTCGCAGATCGCCATGCACCGCGACTACGGCGGCGTGGTGCCGGAGCTGGCCTCGCGCGACCACATCCGCCGCGTGATCCCGCTGCTGGAGGACGTACTGGCCACGGCCGGCATCGGCCGCGCGGACATCGACGCCATCGCTTATACGAAAGGGCCGGGACTGGCCGGCGCACTGCTGGTGGGGGCCTCGGTGGCCAATGCGCTGGGCTTTGCGCTGGGCAAGCCGCTGGTGGGCGTGCACCACCTGGAAGGGCATCTGCTCTCGCCGCTGCTGGAGGCGGACCGGCCCGCGTTTCCGTTCCTGGCGCTGCTGGTGTCGGGCGGGCATACGCAGCTGATGCGCGTCGATGCGGTCGGCCAGTACACGCTGCTCGGCGAGACCCTCGACGATGCCGCCGGCGAAGCCTTCGACAAGACCGCCAAGCTGCTCGGCCTGGGCTACCCCGGCGGCCCGGCCGTCTCGCGCCTGGCCGAGTTCGGCAACCCGGGCGCGTTCGACCTGCCCCGGCCGATGCTGCATTCGGGCAATTTCGATTTCTCGTTCGCCGGCCTGAAGACGGCCGTGCTGACGCAGGTGCGCAAGCTCAATCTCGACGGCAGCGAAGCGTGCGAACAGCCGCGCGCCGACCTGGCCCGCGCCTTTGTCGATGCCATCGTCGATGTGCTGGTCACCAAGACGCTGCGCGCCGCGCGCGAGCACGGCCTCAAGCGCATCGTGGTGGCGGGCGGCGTGGGTGCCAACCGCCAGTTGCGCGAGCGCCTGAACGCCGAGGGCGGCAAGCGCGGCTTGCGCGTCTACTACCCCGACCTGCAGTTCTGCACCGACAACGGCGCCATGATTGCCTTCGCCGGCGCCATGCGGCTGCAGGCCGACCCCGGCCAGGTCCAGGAAGGCTACGGCTACGGCGTCACGCCGCGCTGGGATCTGGAAGACATCCGCATCCGGCACGCATGA
- a CDS encoding NAD(P)/FAD-dependent oxidoreductase: MMRCDVAVIGAGAAGMMCAAVAGQRGARVVLIDHATRLAEKIRISGGGRCNFTNVNAGPANYLSGNPHFCRSALARYTPQDFVGLVSSYRIPYHEKHKGQLFCDDSAEDIIRMLGAECDKGNVIWRTGCAIAEVGKASDAYRLATSAGEIVADRLVIATGGLSIPKIGATDFGYRVARQFGLKIVETHPALVPLTFHAEHWAPFAALSGVSMEVDVTVGPPAAAGKGSHRGGRGGATTFREDLLLTHRGLSGPAVLQISSFWNAGQPLSIDLLPDTDAAQWLCDEKAGSRKQLGTVLAQRLPERVAQAWCATHGASPHAPIAELSDKALRALGGTLNRWELTPSGSEGYRKAEVTRGGVDTRALSSATMEAQAAPGLYFIGEVVDVTGWLGGYNFQWAWASAVAAGQAVAGG; this comes from the coding sequence ATGATGCGGTGCGATGTGGCGGTGATCGGCGCGGGCGCGGCCGGGATGATGTGCGCGGCCGTGGCCGGGCAGCGGGGCGCACGCGTGGTGCTGATCGACCATGCCACCAGGCTCGCCGAAAAGATCCGCATCTCCGGCGGCGGGCGCTGCAATTTCACGAACGTCAACGCGGGGCCGGCCAACTATCTGTCGGGCAACCCGCATTTCTGCCGCTCGGCGCTGGCGCGCTACACGCCGCAGGATTTCGTCGGGCTGGTCTCCAGCTACCGCATTCCCTATCACGAGAAGCACAAGGGCCAGCTGTTCTGCGACGACAGCGCGGAAGACATCATCCGTATGCTCGGGGCCGAGTGCGATAAGGGCAACGTCATCTGGCGCACCGGCTGCGCCATCGCCGAGGTCGGCAAGGCCAGCGATGCCTACCGCTTGGCCACCAGCGCCGGCGAGATCGTCGCCGACCGGCTGGTGATCGCCACCGGCGGGCTGTCCATTCCCAAGATCGGCGCGACGGATTTCGGCTATCGCGTGGCTCGCCAGTTCGGCCTGAAGATCGTCGAGACGCATCCGGCGCTGGTGCCGCTGACCTTCCACGCCGAGCATTGGGCGCCGTTCGCCGCGCTGTCGGGGGTGTCGATGGAGGTGGATGTGACGGTCGGGCCGCCGGCGGCGGCCGGCAAGGGCAGCCATCGGGGTGGCCGGGGCGGCGCCACGACGTTCCGCGAAGACCTGCTGCTGACGCATCGCGGCCTGTCCGGCCCGGCTGTCCTGCAGATTTCCAGTTTCTGGAACGCGGGGCAGCCGCTGTCGATCGACCTGCTGCCCGACACCGATGCCGCGCAATGGCTGTGCGACGAGAAGGCCGGTTCGCGCAAGCAGTTGGGGACGGTACTGGCGCAGCGCCTGCCGGAGCGCGTCGCGCAGGCGTGGTGCGCGACCCATGGCGCCAGTCCGCACGCGCCCATCGCCGAGCTGTCCGACAAGGCGCTGCGGGCCTTGGGGGGCACCCTCAACCGCTGGGAGCTGACGCCGTCCGGCAGCGAGGGCTATCGCAAGGCCGAGGTCACGCGCGGCGGAGTCGATACGCGGGCGCTGTCGTCCGCCACGATGGAGGCGCAGGCGGCACCCGGCTTGTACTTCATCGGCGAGGTGGTCGATGTGACGGGCTGGCTGGGCGGCTACAACTTCCAGTGGGCCTGGGCTTCCGCGGTGGCGGCCGGGCAGGCGGTGGCGGGCGGTTGA
- a CDS encoding GatB/YqeY domain-containing protein: protein MSLKAQITEDMKAAMRAKEMDRLGTIRLLQAAIKQREVDERIELDDAAVLAVVDKMIKQRKDSISQFQQAGREDLVAKESAEVAVLQAYLPAQLSDAEIDAAVRDAVAKAGAAGPQDMGKVMGLLKPALAGRADMTQVSARVKAALAGA from the coding sequence ATGTCGCTGAAGGCACAGATCACGGAAGACATGAAGGCCGCCATGCGCGCCAAGGAAATGGATCGCCTGGGCACCATCCGCCTGCTGCAGGCCGCCATCAAGCAGCGCGAAGTGGATGAGCGCATCGAGCTGGACGATGCCGCCGTGCTGGCCGTGGTCGACAAGATGATCAAGCAGCGCAAGGATTCGATCTCGCAGTTTCAGCAGGCCGGCCGCGAGGACCTGGTCGCCAAGGAATCGGCCGAAGTCGCCGTGCTGCAGGCCTACCTGCCGGCACAGTTGTCGGATGCCGAGATCGACGCCGCCGTGCGCGATGCCGTGGCCAAGGCCGGCGCCGCCGGTCCGCAGGACATGGGCAAGGTGATGGGCCTGCTCAAGCCGGCCCTGGCCGGCCGCGCCGACATGACGCAGGTCTCGGCCCGCGTGAAGGCCGCGCTGGCCGGCGCCTGA